The DNA segment TTCGTGCTTCTCTTTCTATCGCAGCAAGCAATAACCTACCCACACCTTTGCCTTGCAATTGCGGCAATACATATAGTTTATGTATTTTAGTTATCTCTGGCTTATAATTAATCTCATAAGATGCAAAACCATAATAATTAGTTTCGTCTTTAATTAATAAAAACTGATGTCCTTTTATTTCAAGCTGTTCTGTAATAGATTTCGGACTATACATCATACCAAACATATACTCCAGTTGTGCTACCGATAGTATATCTTTATAAGTAGGTCCCCATACCTGCTCGGCAAGTTTATTTATTAGAACAACATCTTTTAACGATGCTTTAACAATTTCCATATTTGTATTTTTTAACGAAAACCCTTGTATTTATTAGCTTTATTAAGAGATGCTAAAGATAATAAATAATATTGGCACAGTAATTGAATATTACAAACCAAACAACTAAAACATAGCCTAGGGCATTAAAAATACACGATTATGAAAATGAAAATAAACCACATTGCCATATTTGCTTTACTCTTCGTAAATCAAATTTTTGCACAAGATGTTACTACTGTAACGGCAAATAGTTACGATATTAGCGATAATCTTGATTTAAAAGCAGTAGCCTCTATATTTGGTGAATCAAGAGATTTAGAAGATTTTGAAAGAAGGCTAAACGATCCTAATATACAAATATCTAACTTAGACCTTAATAATGATAATAGAGTAGATTATTTGAGAGTTATTGAAGTAACCGAAAATAACACGCACCTTATCATCTTACAATCTGTATTAGGGGTAAATACTTTTCAGGATGTAGCTACTATTGAGGTAGAGAGAGACAGATATAACAATGTACAAGTACAAGTAGTGGGCGATGTATATATGTATGGACCTAACTATATTTATGAACCTGTATATGTATCGCGACCTTTTATATTTGATGTGTTTTGGGTTAGTAGTTACCGTCCTTATTACTCACCATGGTATTGGGGTTACTATCCTACTTATTATAGTTATTGGAATCCATACCCTGTGTATAGATATAGAAACAATATACACGTACACATAAATAACCGAAATTCTTATAATTATGCATCTACTAGAAGAAGTAGCCGTGCTGTTACTTTGCATAATTCAAGGAGAGCAAACGCCTATGAAAGACAACACCCAAACAACTCTTTTACAAGAAGAACTAGCTTAAACAATAGGTATGCGCTAGAACAAAGCAGAAGTACTTATAGCACACGAAACAGTACCAATGCATCCTCTAGAGGTACTTATACTAATTCATCTAGACCTACATCTACTTCTCGCTCTACTACAAGTAATGCTGTAAGAAGCTCTAACATAAATAGAAGCAGCGTAAGAAATACGAATACCAATAGCTCAAGAAGTTCCTCTTCACCAGCTAGGTCAAGTTCAACATCAAGGAGCAATAATAATTCGTCTAGATCCTCAGGACAAAGTACAAGAAGTTCTTCTTCTACAAGAGTTACAACGCCTACTAGTACAAGAACTAGCACGCCCACTAGCACTACAAGATCAAGCTCAGGTTCAAGTACAAGAAGCACTGCTCCATCAAGAAATAGTACTAATTCTTCTTCTTCACCAACAAGAACAAGCTCATCATTTAGTTCAAGAAATTCCAGAGGTTAATAATTATATATTCAAAATGAGAAAGGAAAGCACTGCTATTGCAGTGCTTTTTTTAGTATACAAATATATTTTTCCCCTTCTTTAAAAAGAAATATAATTAACAAACATTAATACAATTTTAGCACTGTATTAAAACATATTAGCGATTATGGTTCATAATTTTGTGAATGTAATAATTTACTAACCATAAAATATTTAAAATTATGAGCAAGAAAGTAGCTATACTAGCAACAAATGGATTTGAAGAAAGTGAATTGAAATCACCTAAAGATCGTCTAGAAAAAGAAGGTTGGACAGCAGACATTATAAGCCTTAAAGCAGGGAGTATAAAGTCGTGGTCTGGTGAAAACTGGGGAGATTCTTACAATGTAGATAAAACATTAGATGAAGTTTCGGCTTCAGATTATCATGCACTTGTATTACCTGGCGGAGTGGCTAACCCCGACCTACTAAGAAGAGAAGAAAAAGCTATTAGTTTTGTAAAGGACTTTTTCGAACAGAAAAAACCAGTTGCTGCTATATGCCATGCACCGCAATTACTAATTAACGCCGAAGTTGTAGAAGGAAGAATACTTACATCGTTCCCATCTATAAGAAAAGATCTTGAAAATGCAGGAGCAAAATGGGTAGATAAAGAAGTAGTAGTAGATAACGGATTTGTTACTAGTCGTAGCCCAGAAGACCTAGATGCCTTTAACAGTAAAATGGTAGAGGAAATTAAAGAAGGGAAACACGAATTGCAACAAGCATAACTCAAAAGTTAATTTACATCAAGAAAGCTCTTATACATTGTGTATAAGAGCTTTCTTGATTATATTTAACACATAAAACCAATTATCATGAAACTGAAATCATTATTATGTATTACACTTATAATTATGGCACTACAAACCAATGCACAATTACGATCTGTAGAATATAACGATGGTAACCAAAAACTTAACGGTTTTGCCATTGCTCCCGAAATACAGACACCCGAAACTCCAGGCATACTTATACTTCCGGCATGGAAAGGTATTAATGATCATTCAAAAAGAGTAGCTCAAGAACTTGCCGATTTGGGTTACTTTGCTTTTATAGCCGATATATATGGTGAAGGTAACTACCCAAAAAATACTAAAGAGGCAGGAGAACGCTCAGGGTATTATAAAAATAACCCCGAAAAATATCAAAAAAGAATAAGCCTTGCTATGGATGAGCTTATAAAATATGGAGCAAGTCCTGAAAATATTATAGTTATAGGTTATTGTTTTGGCGGTACAGGTGCTCTTGAGGTTATGAGGGCGCAAATGGCTGTAAGAGGTGTAGTATCTTTTCATGGTGGGTTATGGAAAAACCCTGAACGAGATAATAAGAAAATAAAATGTAAAGTATTGATTTTACATGGTGCTGATGATCCTTATGTTCCTCAAGAACATGTTGAATTATTACAACAGGAAATGAAAGATGGTAATGCCGACTGGCAGATGATATACTACGGCAATGCAGTACACGCTTTTACAGAAGAAGAGGCAGGAACAGATAACAGTAAAGGTGCGGCTTATAATGATATAGCTAATAGACGTAGTTGGCAACACTTTCTACTATTTTTAGATGAAACGTTTAACGAATAATCTTATATAAAATCCAACTAAACAATTATGAAAATCATTTCCTTACTTTTTACCGTATTTATATATTTTATAGCGCAAAATTCTTATAGTCAAGAAACTCTAAAAGATAGTGCTTATAGTGCCGATTATGAAAAACTTAAAACACTACACCTAAAACAACTTATTTCGGAAACCCATATTGAATCTTCAAAATTGATGATGTCATTCATGAAAAAAATGAATCGAAAAGATAAAACGCCAATAAAAAATCCTGATGATATCATTAATTGGGTAAAGGATAATATGGAGCAAACTGATTTTCTAAGTTTTACTCAAGCTGAGTTTGAATGGGGTATCATAAACAAATTACAAATGGAGAGCATACAGGAAAATCAAGAATATTATAATTTTATGATAGTAGCAATGCGCAAGCATGGCGTCGAAATAATAACTGATGAAGCTATGAATACCATGGAAGAATATCCTGAAAAATTTGGCTTACCTAAAGATTTTAAAAAAATGCGTGGACACTAGAATTATAGCCAGAGCCTTAGCTCTGGCTATTTTATTTTTTTTGAGAAGTTGAGATTAAATAATATATTTACTCAAATAAATTATTTTATGAAAAAATCGTTTCTCTTACTTCCCCTATCTTTATTAGTATTATCCTGTAGTACTGCACACCGCGCACAACAAAAAGATTATGCTAAGGCTAATGTGGTTAAATATATGAACACCATTACTCCTGCTGACCTTGAGAAGCATTTATACATAGTAGCTTCTGATGAAATGGAGGGGCGTAATACAGGTGAACAAGGACAAAAAAATGCAGGTAAATACTTAATTAGTCAATATGAGGCGAATGGTATATCCTACCCCACCGGAGCAGACAATTTTTATCAAAAAGTTCCTTCGGAGTTTATGGCAAGAGCTTTTAGCCCGAAACTAAATGACTCAGAGAATATTTGGGCATTTATAAAAGGAACAGAGAAACCTGATGAAATACTAGTAATATCTGCACACTATGACCATATAGGGATGAAAAATGGGCAGGTATATAACGGTGCCGATGATGATGGGTCGGGTACTGTATCTTTATTAGAAATAGCTCAAGCTTTTATGGAAGCTAAAAAAGATGGGTATGGTCCTAAACGTTCTATATTATTTCTTCATGTTACTGGTGAAGAGCACGGGTTACATGGTTCTCGTTATTATAGTGAGCATCCGTTATTCCCAATTGCGAATACTATTGCCGATCTAAATATCGATATGATTGGACGCAGGGATAATGATCATACAGATAATGGCAATTATGTATATGTAATTGGTTCAGATAGATTGAGTACTGATCTACATAATATAAATGAAGCTGCTAATAAAAAATATACTCAACTAGAGCTTGATTATACCTATAACGACAGAAATGACCCTAATCAGTTCTATTTCAGGTCAGACCATTATAATTTTGCTAAAAAAGGTATTCCTATTATTTTTTATTTTAATGGTGTTCATGCCGATTATCATCAACCTACAGATACTCCTGATAAAATAGAGTACGATCTTTTAGCAAAACGTGCACAACTTGCTTTTGTTACAGCTTGGGAGCTTGCTAACCGCGAGAATCGCCCAGTAGTAGATAAAGATGGAAAATAAAACATAAAAAGATATAAAAACAAGAAAACTCCGAACTATCGGAGTTTTCTTGTTTTATTAAAGAAATTAGTAAATACAAAAAGTATCTCTTTATTTTTTTTTATTGGAGAAGAAATCCCAATTAATAATTACACCTGTTATACATATTGCCATTAATGTTATAAGTAGGGAAATATAAATCACATCATTAAAGGTATCTATATCAGACACTTTTTCTATAAAGAAATATAGCGAAATAAAGAAAACCAGTATTGATAATAATAGCGAAAATAATTTCATGCCTTTTATCTTTTAATAAAGAATAGGTATTTTTTCATGGCTAAAGAGAGTATATTAAAAATTCTCATCTTTAAGTATACACCATCAATAAA comes from the Flavobacterium arcticum genome and includes:
- a CDS encoding GNAT family N-acetyltransferase, with protein sequence MEIVKASLKDVVLINKLAEQVWGPTYKDILSVAQLEYMFGMMYSPKSITEQLEIKGHQFLLIKDETNYYGFASYEINYKPEITKIHKLYVLPQLQGKGVGRLLLAAIEREARNNRNTIITLNVNRFNTALNFYNKTGFIKTGTEDIDIGRGYLMEDYIMEKEMHSI
- a CDS encoding type 1 glutamine amidotransferase domain-containing protein gives rise to the protein MSKKVAILATNGFEESELKSPKDRLEKEGWTADIISLKAGSIKSWSGENWGDSYNVDKTLDEVSASDYHALVLPGGVANPDLLRREEKAISFVKDFFEQKKPVAAICHAPQLLINAEVVEGRILTSFPSIRKDLENAGAKWVDKEVVVDNGFVTSRSPEDLDAFNSKMVEEIKEGKHELQQA
- a CDS encoding dienelactone hydrolase family protein, translating into MKLKSLLCITLIIMALQTNAQLRSVEYNDGNQKLNGFAIAPEIQTPETPGILILPAWKGINDHSKRVAQELADLGYFAFIADIYGEGNYPKNTKEAGERSGYYKNNPEKYQKRISLAMDELIKYGASPENIIVIGYCFGGTGALEVMRAQMAVRGVVSFHGGLWKNPERDNKKIKCKVLILHGADDPYVPQEHVELLQQEMKDGNADWQMIYYGNAVHAFTEEEAGTDNSKGAAYNDIANRRSWQHFLLFLDETFNE
- a CDS encoding M28 family metallopeptidase: MKKSFLLLPLSLLVLSCSTAHRAQQKDYAKANVVKYMNTITPADLEKHLYIVASDEMEGRNTGEQGQKNAGKYLISQYEANGISYPTGADNFYQKVPSEFMARAFSPKLNDSENIWAFIKGTEKPDEILVISAHYDHIGMKNGQVYNGADDDGSGTVSLLEIAQAFMEAKKDGYGPKRSILFLHVTGEEHGLHGSRYYSEHPLFPIANTIADLNIDMIGRRDNDHTDNGNYVYVIGSDRLSTDLHNINEAANKKYTQLELDYTYNDRNDPNQFYFRSDHYNFAKKGIPIIFYFNGVHADYHQPTDTPDKIEYDLLAKRAQLAFVTAWELANRENRPVVDKDGK